From the Silurus meridionalis isolate SWU-2019-XX chromosome 5, ASM1480568v1, whole genome shotgun sequence genome, one window contains:
- the vimr2 gene encoding glial fibrillary acidic protein produces the protein MAMLRVSSYRKLFEEEHQRSSTWLSQRCGTQLLQSSARGGVSTIDWPEPDFSAARALNREGLMRFSQERSIMAALNDRLVFLIDMVRCLEEENESLEAQITEMEERLADEPRLSSSIIQGCPSESSLEAVIDRLRREKDEILCHSKKLTKELHHIKIKYEEVVEQRTNLQLERKEVAVEVDTVTADCLALREQVAIYEGQLAAMEQQHELRIESLCEPGAEDRADPTVSLQFPSIDLTPAITVIKDYYCQLAESLQFESGTVAIARGEEKGRNLEKPSGGMVKDNLEVMDVNGLKELIAKLQKELGDLKACGEDLGAEIKAKKEAHLLEIEELETCICQLEKEEADLQAQMKEQKREYEELLNEKMALDVEIEAYRALVEVEVERLCNF, from the exons ATGGCCATGCTGAGAGTGTCCTCGTATCGCAAACTGTTTGAGGAGGAGCATCAGAGATCATCAACATGGCTCAGTCAGCGCTGTGGAACCCAGCTCCTCCAATCTTCTGCCAG GGGTGGAGTTTCCACGATCGACTGGCCTGAACCGGACTTTTCTGCAGCTCGAGCTTTAAACAGGGAGGGTCTGATGCGTTTCTCCCAGGAACGCTCCATAATGGCTGCCCTCAACGATCGCCTGGTGTTCCTTATCGACATG GTACGATGTCTGGAAGAAGAGAATGAATCTTTAGAGGCTCAGATTACAGAGATGGAAGAAAGATTGGCAGATGAACCAAGACTTTCCAGCTCTATCATTCAAGGCTGCCCCTCAGAATCCAGCCTAGAGGCTGTGATTGATCGACTGCGCAGAGAGAAG gatgaAATCTTGTGCCATTCAAAGAAGCTGACTAAAGAACTgcatcatataaaaataaagtatgaGGAGGTCGTTGAGCAACGGACTAACCTCCAACTGGAACGCAAAGAGGTTGCCGTG GAGGTGGATACAGTGACTGCTGACTGCTTGGCACTCCGAGAACAAGTGGCAATCTATGAGGGGCAGTTAGCTGCCATGGAACAACAGCATGAGTTG AGGATTGAGAGTCTGTGTGAGCCTGGAGCTGAGGATCGGGCTGATCCAACCGTGTCTCTGCAATTCCCCTCCATCGACCTCACTCCAGCCATCACGGTTATCAAGGACTACTACTGCCAGCTGGCTGAAAGCCTACAG TTTGAGTCCGGTACCGTTGCAATTGccagaggagaagagaaggggAGGAACTTGGAAAAACCTTCTGGAGGGATGGTTAAGGATAATTTAGAGGTGATGGACGTGAATGGTCTGAAGGAGCTG ATTGCAAAGCTGCAAAAAGAGCTTGGTGACCTGAAGGCATGTGGTGAGGATCTGGGGGCAGAGATTAAAGCCAAAAAAGAGGCTCATCTGCTGGAAATTGAGGAGCTAGAA ACCTGCATCTGCCAGCTAGAGAAAGAGGAGGCTGACTTACAAGCACAGATGAAGGAACAAAAGAGAGAATACGAAGAACTGCTCAACGAGAAGATGGCACTAGACGTAGAAATTGAAGCCTACAG GGCtttggtggaggtggaggtggaaagGCTGTGTAACTTTTAA